TTTTCAGGCAACGAACTTTGGACACGCAATCTCGCCAGGGAATACGGCCGCTTCGCCAACATGTGGCAATACGGCGCCAGCCCGTTGCTGTTCAAAGGCAGACTCTACATCCAGGTCCTGCAACGCAGCCCGCTGCCGCCGGATTACACCCACGCCATCGACGACAAGCCGGAGCGCGAATCGTTTATTCTCTGCCTTGATCCCAAGACGGGTAAAAATATTTGGCGGCACGTCCGCCCCACCGACGCAATCGGCGAGTCAAAGGAGGCATACACAACGCCAATTCCTTACGAGGGAAAGCACGGCTCTGAAATCATAATCCTGGGCGGCGATTACGTTACCGCGCACGACGCTGCCACCGGGGATGAACTCTGGCGTTGTGGCGGGTTGAACTCCAAGAAGAATATCTGGTGGCGGACGGTGCCCTCGCCGGTGGCCGCTGACGGATTCATTTACGTCTCCGCCCCCAAACGTGAACCGTTGCTGGCCGTCAAGGACGGCGGCGCCGGCCTCGTGACCGACACGCACATCGCGTGGAAACTGACGGAGTATTCGACCGACGTTTGCACGCCGCTCTACTATCAGAATAAACTATTCGTGCTGGACGGCGACCGGCAGATGATGACCTGTCTCAACCCCAAAACCGGCGAAAAAATCTGGCAAGGCAACCTGGGGCTGCGGGAAATCATCCGTGCTTCGCCCACCGGCGCCGATGGCAAAATCTATTGCATCAGTGAAAAGGGGAACGTGGTGATACTGGACGCCGGTAACGAATTCAAAATCCTCGCTACAATTCCGATGGGTGGCGAACCGTGCCGGTCGTCCATTGTCGCGGCAGGCGGACAACTGTTCATCCGCACTGCTGAAAACCTTTACTGCCTTGGGAAGAAATGAAGGACGAGTGAGCTTGACTTGAAATCCCACCTGCCACGTTTCGGCGGAGCTCCACAGGTGGGAATGAAGTTTGGACTTCGAAACTCTTCCCTGTTTCACTCCCTTCATGGCGCTGCCGTACAAAATTGCCTCATTGCTTTATTGTTTCAATGAGCGGGATGAAGTGTTGCTGTTGGAGCGCGCACAGGAACCTAATCGCGGCTTTTGGAGTCCTTGTGGCGGAAAACTTCACACCGACACCGGCGAATCGCCTTACGCCTGCGCCTGTCGCGAAGCGCAGGAAGAACTGGGTCTGATGATTCAGCCACGAGATTTGCATCTCACGGGTCTTGTAAGCGAGCACGGTTACGAAGGTCAGGCTCACTGGCTGATGTTTTTGTTCGAGGTCAAGCGACGACTGACAACTTTGCCGCCGCCAATTCGGGAAGGCAGATTTGAATTCTTTCCTGCCGGTGAACTGGGCAACGTGAATCTGCCGCAAACGGATCGCGAACAAATCTGGCCGTTGTTCTGGCGGCATCGTGGCGGTTTCTTTGCCGGGCATTCCCATTGCCATCCCGACGGGCGCGATGAATGGACGCTGGAACAATCCAGCGTGGCCGCCGATGTCAGTCGGCGATGACATCAGACCCCATCATACTGCGCAGACTGACGTCCACGGCCACGAGGTTCACGGAGGGCGGTGACTTTCCGAATAATCAGGGTGCGCCGGTCCACGTCGCCGGAGCGCGGACAGCCTTGTCCGCGCGCTTCGTTCACGCGTTCGCGAATTTGCAGACCAGGCTGTCCGCGCGCCGCAACGACGCGAACACAATGCCCGGCAACAAACCGTGGTGATCTCCCCACGCCGGCCACGAAGGAGGCGGCGACAGAGACACGCCGTGATGTTTCATGATGTTGTCATTCTCCGCGCACTCTTTTACACTGCTCACAGGCCATCGACCCCTTTGACAATTTTAATACATGCTGCTCAAAAACAATTACGCCGTCAAGCTGATGCTCCGCTCGGTGTTCCTGCTCTGACACCTGCCTGTCGTGATGGACGATGCCCCATAGGCGGCATAAAGGCTTGACCTGAATGATTTTGCCAGCATCATGTGATTCAGCATTGCTGCGCTTGCGTCTCAATGCTCTTAAAGGGTTCGAGGTTGTGTAGCCTCGGAGGTCAACGAGGATGGTCGGGCCGCCATCCGATGAACTGCATTGCATTGTCGGCAATGAAGCATCGGACACAACGCCCGGTCGTCAAACGCTTGCCCCTCTCCCGGTGGGTCAGCGTCTCCTTCCGTCCTCACGTCCGGCAAGCTTCCGCCGTCGCGCAGCGAGCGCGACTAGAATTGCTTCGGCAAAGCAAAGCCCCTCCTTCACACAATGAACTCGAAAATGGCTCTTTATGTTCTGACGCATGGCGTCGGATTGATTGCTCTCGCTCTCCTCACACATCGCGTCGCTCCAGAAATGGCGCGGGTGACACTGATAACCGGTCTGGCGGGCGGTGGGTTCTGCGCGCTTTGGGGCGTGTTCGGTTTGCTCGGACACCGCCGCCGCGTTGGCGCGGTGCTAACCTTGATTCCAGTCTCTCTCGTGCTTCTCACCCAAGCTGTAAGCGGCTGGATGGAACGAGGCGCAGGCAAATCTGAAAGTCTGTTCGCACCCTCGCTGATGACCGTAATGCTGGTGACTTCCGTGGGCGTGCTGACTTACGTGCTTCATGCCGGCGAGAACTCGCCGGATACGCATGGGGCGAAAACCTCCGGGCCTCAACCCAAGTCCAAGTGAGCGCAATGCGGCCCGTAAAAATCGCATCGGTGGTTGTAACTCTGCATTTGATCGTGCTGGGATTTTTCTTCTTCAAACCGCCCTTGAACTATTTCATGGTGACTTGCCTAAGCACGGTTATAGTTTGGTCGGCAGTGTTCTCGTGCGGCAAACGAAGGAAGTGGGCCGCCATCATCACTGGTTCCCTGCTCCAGCTTGCCATCCAACAAGTCGCTTATCACGCCTGGTTGTCCGACCAAGCCCGCGTCTGGTGGCCGTTGGCGCAATTCCTTTCCTTGCAATACGTGGTGGCGCTCAGCCTCGGCAGGTTGCCGGATGACCCATAAGTGACGCGGCGCGAGATGATAGCTAGATAAAACCCAATCCCTTAAACTTGAAACACCATGATGAAATTCTCCTTGGAAAAGTTTCTGAAACTGACGTTCCTCGGCCTCGTCGCGCTGCTTTGCTGGTCGCCCTGCGTGCAAGCTCAGCCCGCCACCAATGCCCTCACGGCGCTTGTCTCAGATATGTCCACCGTCCAAGCCCCGCCGAAGGTCTGGCTCACGTTCGGCCTCGACCGCCTCGCACCACTGCGATACGCGCCCTTCGCCGACATACCGCTCTGGCAGTATCTGAGTTCGC
The Verrucomicrobiota bacterium DNA segment above includes these coding regions:
- a CDS encoding PQQ-like beta-propeller repeat protein encodes the protein MNCLNQKIMALLMVGSVAILAPGFSSAENWPQWRGPFFNGSSTETNLPDRWSETENIVWKVPLPGQSGATPAIWGDSIFVSSPDAQKNLLLICFDRREGKVRWQKQVATGDRKAGNNNMASPSPVTDGQSVFVIFGTGDLTAFDFSGNELWTRNLAREYGRFANMWQYGASPLLFKGRLYIQVLQRSPLPPDYTHAIDDKPERESFILCLDPKTGKNIWRHVRPTDAIGESKEAYTTPIPYEGKHGSEIIILGGDYVTAHDAATGDELWRCGGLNSKKNIWWRTVPSPVAADGFIYVSAPKREPLLAVKDGGAGLVTDTHIAWKLTEYSTDVCTPLYYQNKLFVLDGDRQMMTCLNPKTGEKIWQGNLGLREIIRASPTGADGKIYCISEKGNVVILDAGNEFKILATIPMGGEPCRSSIVAAGGQLFIRTAENLYCLGKK
- a CDS encoding NUDIX domain-containing protein; the protein is MALPYKIASLLYCFNERDEVLLLERAQEPNRGFWSPCGGKLHTDTGESPYACACREAQEELGLMIQPRDLHLTGLVSEHGYEGQAHWLMFLFEVKRRLTTLPPPIREGRFEFFPAGELGNVNLPQTDREQIWPLFWRHRGGFFAGHSHCHPDGRDEWTLEQSSVAADVSRR